Sequence from the Gracilinanus agilis isolate LMUSP501 chromosome 6, AgileGrace, whole genome shotgun sequence genome:
cactgtgtgtgtgtgcacgtgtgtgtgcaACTGCCTCcaggggtgtgtatgtgtgtgattgTGGACAAGGGAAAGGATCCACCTGCCTCTGCatgtatgtacatgcatgtatagGAGTGTGTGTGCGTATGTGCACAGCCGCCGGGCCCGGGGCACTTACAGAAGGCACACACATGCACAAGTGTGTAACGAACCTTTCAGCTTCCCGTCGAAGGTGGGGTTGGTGGCCACCAGGAGGCCGGGGTGCGGGAGGAGGAAGCAGGTGACGCGGCTAAAGCACGAGCGGATGTGATTGCGGACGTTCTGGATCTCCTCGTGTTGCTGCTCCTTCACCTGCCCAAAGACGACAAGGCTGGAGCTCAGCATGGGAGGGGGTgtcggggtggggtggggggaggctccCGCCACCGAGGGAGAAGGGCCCCTGTGAGCCACTTCAAGAAGTGGCCTGGCGCCTGGccagaggaagggagggacacCTTGGCCAGGAGGCACCGGACGCCGCCGTCAGGGGCTGCTCAGACTATTCCAAGGCGGAGCACCAAGGCCGAGGGCCTGCGGGCACACGCGCCGGTCCACAGCCTTGTCTTCCACTCTGGCCCAGGGCGGCCCACAAACACACACCTTCCACGTGGGTCCTCTGAGGGATGCCCAGGACCGAATGTGAGTTACCTGCAAGCGCTTTTCCAGAAACTGCATTCCCCCCTTGAGGCCGTAGTTGTACTCATAAGGAAAACTCCAGTCTCGGATCAGAAACATCAGCGTCTGCCGGGGAGAGAAGGCCAGGAGAGGGTCGCACCCAGCCTTGTACAAATTAACCGGCTGCTGGGCCTGAGGCGGATGAGACCCCGGGAAAGGCCTAAACCACTGGGCATCTCGTTTCCCTCATCCATCAAATGGGGATCACTTTGCACCCATCTCCCAGGGCAGATGCCACAATGTCAGTGAAGAGCTGGGTGTTACGCGGGTGCTAACTCTGAGCATCAGCGCCCAGGACACGCCGAGACACGTCAGGATCTCCCCATCTGAAAATCCCAGGCAAGAAGCAGCAGGGTCTATGGACTCCCTCCAGGGCCTAAGGCTACAGACCAAGTGGCCAAGGCCCACGGGCTGGCAAGGGGCCTGGTCCACAGTGAGGAGTGGGGAAAAGCTGAGAACCATTTGCCCCAGGGAAAGTGGGCCTAAGGGCACAGATTGGGTGGGGGAGGGCACTTCTGGGAAGGGCCATACCTGGAAGGGCTTCTGGAAAATTTCATCCAATGCCAGACGACCATATTCCGTGAAGAGCTTCCAAAAAGAAATGGACAAGGACAACAACGTGTAAGTCCCAGCAGCCAGAGCTGCACCTCCCACGGTCCCCCTCTAGCCCTTCGCATCCCCACATTTAGGGCAGGGCCTGCCACACAGCAGGCTTCATTGGATCCACTGATGGGCCGGCATGACCAACAATGACTTGTGGGAGTGAAGACATCCCAGCCATGGGCAGAGACCACACAGGTGTCCTCTAAAATGGGCCAAagagtggaattgtgcgtcggctaaggggggtttaggggggttggggggaaagggaaagaaatatgtaactatgggaaaatattcaaaataaaaacttaaaaaaataaaataaaatgggtcaAAGACCCTGACgaaccaccttacacctagcagactggccaatgtggcaggaaagtgataaatgttggaggggatgtggcaaaattgggacactaatgcattgctgatggaattgtgatggaaccaaccattctggaaggcaatttggaatgatgcccaaagggctttaaaagactgcctgccctttgatccagtaaaacACGACTAGGTTTTGAAATATATGTCACTCCCTTAGAATTCTGGAATCTTCTGCTTCTCTGCCTTTCAGCAGCTCctgctcatttccttatttccttataacagtttgtatcccagagataaaaatgtttgtacacaaatattcatagctgtgctctttgtggtggcaaaaaaactggaaaatgagggggtgtccatcgattggggaatggctcaacaaattgtggtctctgttggtgatggaatactattgtgctcaaaggaatgatgaactggaggaattccatgtgaactggaatgacctccatgaactgatgcggagtgaaatgagcagaaccaggagaaccgttgtacacagagacggatacattgtagcacgatcaatgtaactgactttgctaccagcagcaatgcaatgacccaggacagtcctGAGGGACTCaggagaaagatgctctccacatccagagaaagaactgtgggagcagaaacgcagaagaaaaatatgtgatttatcacttggttatatgggtataggattgggggttttggttttaaaagatcactctattacaaaaatgaataatatggaaatcaatattaagtggtaacacatgtataacccagtggaactgctggtaaggagggagagaaaatgaatcatgtaaccatggaaaaaatattttaaaataaaataaaatgggtcaAAGAACCCAAGCAAGGTAGGGGTGGGCAGGGAAGGAGTGGAACAGGCTTCCCGGAGAAAGGACACAAAGGAGAAATCACTAGAGAAGGGATCCAGGGTCTGAGGGGACTGCTGTGCCTGTGTTCAGCCTCCCACTGGTCAGAGCAATGTCCTTCAGAGAAGCCCTGGACACATGCCCTGCTCCCTCAGCCAATCCTTCCTCTGCCTCTATGAACTCTTCTGATCCTTTGCACCCTGGTCCCAAGCTGCCTATCCAATCTCAGTGGGACACCACTCCTCCCACACACTGGCTGGGATCCAGGTGAGTTGGTCTCTCTGTTCTTCtctcccacctctgtgcctttgcccCAGCCATCCCTCCTGACCTTGCCTTTTCTGATCTCAGTCTCCCTCAATGGCCGCCCGCCCTTCCCAAACCACCCTGTCTCAACTAGGAATATGCACATTTGGCCACACACATGTGAACATGAACTTATGTCCTCAGACAGAATGGAACCTCCTTGCCACAAGGGATTATTCCCTTCTTATATTTCTCTCCCCAGCACCTGGCCATGGTGGGCACTTAAACATTTGTGGGCCGATGACATGATGGAACACAGGCAAAGAGACTTGGGCGGGGCAGGACAATGTAGAAGCTATGCTGAACCCCTGTTTAGGGGGGCTGAGGTTGGCAGAGTCAGGGCCCAATTTCCCCCTTCCAAAGGACGGCATGACAGCAACCTATGACACGAGCACCCCCTGGGTCAGGCTCAGTTACCCCCACAGTCAGAGCCTCCACGTCCCCAGCAGGTCCGTGCCCTCTGCTCCCCCAGCCCATGGCTTTCGCACCTGGGCCCCTTCTCTCTTCCAGCATCTTGATCCCCCAGggccagcctctctctctctgacccaCAAGGAAAGTCCCAAGTCAAGTCCCTCGACTTCATTTCGGCACCATCTACCCCAAAGCTGACCCTCTTCCCAACTTCTCTATCTGTCCAAGAAATCCTGGGCATTGTGACCACACCACACCACTGCAGGGCAAGAGCTCAGCAGCCTCAAGTCCAGCTCGTGCCCAAAGGAATCCCAGTCTTAATGGACTGGACAAATAGCCAGCCACAATTATCCTGTCCCTCCCTGGCCTCCTCTTTTTCAGGCTTTCCCCTGGCTGCCAGGATGCTCTCTTCAATAGCCTCCTTCAACTGTGCTCCCTAAAACTGAGCAGCCTGCTGCTCCAGGGAAAGCTCGAGAAAGGTAGGGGACAAGGGACTCCTGGTCTCTTAGCCTCAGCACCCCAAGGTCTTCCCCTGAAGACCTGGACAGTCCTGACCACCACTGACACAGACAGAGCTTGAGGTCCAGCAGAACCACCTGATCTCTTTCAGTTCAAACTGATGCCCAGCTACACCTGCCCCATTGTATGTCTGTGAGGTGACTTACGGAGCCAAAAGTAAGACCTACTGGCCTTTATCCCTACTGAATGCTACTGGATTGAGCTGCCTGGGTCTGTCTGCCCAGGGCCTTTGGGATCCTGGCTCTGTCTTCTGGACATTTGctctcctcccagctctgaggAATCTGGGGATTTGGGGAACATTTCCCCTGAGCCTCTATCCAAGACACTGGTCAAAACGTCACACAGGGCAGGGAGGCAGGCAGGTCCACACAAAAACTCACTCAAGGTTTCATACCACAAGAATGTGGGATTGGGAACTCCTTGGACATCTCTCCAACCGGCTCTGAACCCAACTAATTTAGTCACCACTGAGTCCACAAAAACCATGAAATATTCATCAAATGTtgctaaagggggcagctagatgactcagtggatagagctgagcccagagacaagaggtcctgggctcaaatctaacctcagatatagcttagctgtgtgaccatggacaaatcacttaactttgtttgtcttgcccttatcactcttctgccttggaaccaatacacaattgaGTCTAAGACacaaggcaagggttaaaaaaaaagactaccacGATCCTGACAATACTAAAGATGGCTTAACACCACCTCTGTCAGGAATTCTGAAGGAGCAAGCAGCTGGAGGCAGAGGCAGCCACTGGGATGGCCTACATCCATGAAGGGGAAAGGTTAGGAGATGTAGAGGAAGAGGACAAGCCTGGTCAGAACCCGGGTGTAGGAGGGAGGTCTCCAGGGAGCAGAAAGAAGTGGGGCCACCAAGGACCCTAGGGACAAGGGAAGAGACAGATGAAGCAGTCCTGAGGGGAGGAGGTGCTGAGCGAGGTGACTCAAGTGACTTCTACAGAGGCCCCAGGTGAAAAGACTCAAAATAGGGAAGCTGGGCAGGGCCCGGAGATGCTGCCACCCATTGTGGGCACAGGAAGGGGAGCAGCAACCTTCTTACACCCTTGAACCTCTTAAGAGAAAAACACCCTCCTAAGATTGTTCAAAAAGAGGTGAAAACTTGGAATAGACAAAATCCCTCAGGAAATAACTTCTGTGAGCCCTGCTTACCTGTAACTGTTGGAGATCATCCTCCTGGATGTTCTGGGACAAGTTATAAATCTGGAACAAAAGAAGTTCGAAGATGAACACCATCCTAACAAGAAGGATTAACCtgaagaaaccccaaatgagccTGCATCATCCCAAAACAACTCCTTCAACACACTCATCAGAGCTGTGTCCAGAGCAGCAACcactcctttctttttccaagcTGCACATACAGCTTATCCTGCACAAATGCACCTTGTTTGGGAGGATTCTCACCCTAGAGATTCCTTCATTCTCAAATACCCCAATGAATGCTTCCCTTTTTCCCATAAAACAAGTGACTTACCTGGACAGAACTAGTCATGGTACTAAGGGCAAATATAGTGGCACAATCCTTCACTGTTGAATGGCAGTCAAAGGCACCTTGGGTATCCATCAAAACAACTGCAACCTAAACGAGGGAAAATACAAACAGGACACTGAAGAACGAGAGCAAAGGTTCAAGCAGCCGCTCTGAAGCAGACCCAGATCCTCCAAAGAGGCCTGCTGGAAGAGGAGCCCAATGGCATTCCCACACAAGGGCTGGCCTCTCTGCCCCAAGGCCCAAATAGCCAGATCTGCCCATCTCCTGAGGAGGTGATGAGGTAATCCAGGCTGAGTCTCTGCCCACCCCTGAGGCGGCCTTAGACTAAGGTCCCAGACTGAGAGCGAGAATGAGGATTTGGGGTGGACTGGAAACTAAgaatgttcatttaatttcttaatccTTCAAACTTTCTGAAGTATATAGCAGTAAAACTACACATATATAACTAATTCTTTGCAAtactgctttcatttttttcattctcaggGTTTTTTAGGTAGCAGGTAGACAAATCATCCCTCTTTATACTGGCTTcatattattgtattttattttaaaaccctcaccttctgtcttagaattgggaCTGTGTATTGTCCCAAAGCAGATAGGTAAGGTCAAGgcaataaggttaaatgacttgcccagggtcacacagctagaagtgtccgaggccagatttgaacccaggacctcccatctccaaacctgcctctctatccactcacTGAGCCACTAAACCGCCCCAGCACCACACAATTTTGGACAAGTACTCTTTACGAAATgtagagcctcagacacttcctagctgtgtgagcccaGGCAAGTTACAACCCCCACGGCCTAGCCTTGGAACCCTCACACAGTATCGAGCCCAAGAGAAGTAAGGGGTTAAGAAAACAGAGCAGAGCCAAGTCCTGAACGCGTCTGGAGGTGCCCACCCTCCTCTCCTTTACCTTCTTCCCACTAGGCTTCTTCACGATGAAAACCTCGCTCCAGATCTGAATCCCAGTGGTGTCCGGGTCCGAGCCCCCTCGCCACGAAAACCCTGTCAGCGGCTCATTCTCGTTGCCCAGCCATTCTATTCTGCCGCCTATCTTCTGCAACAAGAGAAACGAGTCTCCTTTAAGCACAAGGACCGGAAAGCAAAGTGGGCCCTGCATGGAAAGGTCGAGGGACCACAAGAAGCTCTTTCCCAGACGCCGTCAAGGGATTCAGGCTCACCTGGGAATAGAGGAAGCGAAGCATGAAGTCCAGTAAAAAGGATTTGCCCTTGCGGAAGGCTCCGGCCACGGACACCACTACTACATCGAGGTCCCTTACGTGGTCTTGTAAAAGGACTCGGGACAAGGCGGTCTCATCCAGTTCAAAAGAATGTTGATCTTTGTGCACCAAGACGATCTGCACCGGGCTGGGATACTGGAGATTCATGGCGCCCCCACCTGCATGGGGCACAGAACGAGGGGTGACGTCGAGAAGCCGGGGAAGAGCCGCGGCCTCAAAGGAGAGGGAGAGCGCGCAGGAGCAGCCCAGAAGCTCTCCGGGAAGAATGAGGCCCCAGCCGGAGCCCACGCACCAGCAGCGAGGGCACAACGCCAGCCCTTCGCTGCATCCGCTCCCAGGGCCAGTCTCCAAAGCCCCTCTCGCTGCCATCCAAAGGGCCAAAATGCTCAGCATTTAGACACCCAGAGCTCACGGGCCCTGCTCCGGGGGCTCAGGCCAGCAACCAGCCAGCACACACTTGGAGGACATGTGCGTATTGGGAGTGAGAGGGCGGCAGATGGGTATCCCAACCCCCCCAAGTCTCTGGGAGATCCGGCACCCAACCATGGCTCCTGGGGGCAGGAGAGGGGGAAGGTGACGACCCACGAAACTGCACCGGCCACCACCAGGGGCTGAGCCACAGCCAGGGAGGCAGGACGCAGAACTGAGCAGCTTTCATGCGCACTCCAGCGATGGCTCTAGTTGCAGTGGAGGCCATGAAGAggcatctctctctcttcacacCGGCACCGCCAGCTTGGAAGAGGCAGGCCACATCTCACAGCTGACCTTGGCGGGCGGCCGCCTCCCTTCAAGGGGGAGCAAggctttccctcttccctcaggGCCTTCCCACATCTCTGCAAGGCATGAGAGCACTACGGGCGCCAGGCATCACTGCCCTCCCTCAGCACAGGAGGGAACCACAACTCACAGATTACGGAATGTCCA
This genomic interval carries:
- the ATL3 gene encoding atlastin-3 → MNLQYPSPVQIVLVHKDQHSFELDETALSRVLLQDHVRDLDVVVVSVAGAFRKGKSFLLDFMLRFLYSQKIGGRIEWLGNENEPLTGFSWRGGSDPDTTGIQIWSEVFIVKKPSGKKVAVVLMDTQGAFDCHSTVKDCATIFALSTMTSSVQIYNLSQNIQEDDLQQLQLFTEYGRLALDEIFQKPFQTLMFLIRDWSFPYEYNYGLKGGMQFLEKRLQVKEQQHEEIQNVRNHIRSCFSRVTCFLLPHPGLLVATNPTFDGKLKDIAPEFKEQLQELIPFVLDENNLMEKEINGSKITCRGLLEYFKAYIKIYQGEDLPHPKSMLQATAEANNLAAAASAKDMYYNNMQKVCGGEQPYLAAESLQERHDEFKKQALEHFQKSKKMGGKDFSRRYQNELEREIQSLYVHFVKHNSSKNVFSSFRTPAVLFSFIVLLYVGSGFTGFLGLGSITQLCNLLLGLLLLALVAWGYVRYSGQYSALGGAIDSSAAFVLQQATSCMADAIPDGENDEEVRPRPPEDKKSQ